The Urbifossiella limnaea nucleotide sequence TGCGCCGAAGCCCGCGGCCCCGACGCCCGAAACCCCGGGCGCGTCATGACCCCCGAGGACGCGGTCCAGCGCTGCAACACCATCCTGGCGCACGCCTGGATGGTGCGCACGTTCCTGAAGCACGCCGACGAGGTTCAGGACAACGAGGACATGCTCGACGTGCCGCGGACGCTGTACGACAGCATCCGCGCCGTGGAGCCGGCGTACCAGCGCGGCGACCACGCCGACTACCTGCGGCGGCTGAAGGGGAAGCTGCCGAAGCTGCGCCGCGCGGCGGAACACTTCGCCGCGCACTTCCGCGATTTCTCGCCGCACACCAACTTCGAGATGGCCGACCTCAGCCTCCGCGGAGTCGTCCGGGAGTTGGAGGAGGTGTTCTCCGCCCTCGCACTCCCGCCCGGGTAACAACCACCTGCGCCGTCAAGTCGGCGTCCTTGTCCGACCGCGCCCGCAGGGGTAGAAAGCCGTCACCCTCAACGCCCAACTCCCCCTCCCGAAGGACGCGCCGATGGCCGCCGACCCCACCTTTCGCGGACACGTTTTCGACGACATCACCCAGACCGTCGGCGCCACGCCCCTCGTCAAGCTCCGCCGCGTCGTCGGCGACGCCAAGGCCACCGTCGTCGGGAAGCTGGAGAACTTCAACCCGCTGTGGTCCGTCAAGGACCGCATCGGCGTCGCGATGATCGACGCCGCCGAGAAGGCGGGGAAGATCACCAAGGACACTCTCATCATCGAGCCGACCAGCGGCAACACCGGCATCGGCCTCGCGTTCGTCTGCGCCGCTCGCGGCTACCAGTTGGCCGTAACCATGCCCGAGAGCATGTCGCTCGAACGGCAGCGCCTGCTGAAGGCGTTCGGGGCCAAGCTGTACCTCACGCCGCGCGAGACGGGCATGCGCGGGGCCGTGAACCGGGCCAAGGAGCTGTTCCAGGAGTTCGGCGGCGAGCCGAAGGCGTTCATCCCCCAGCAGTTCGAGAACCCCGCCAATCCGGAGGTTCACCGCCGCACGACTGCCGAGGAAATCTGGCGCGCCACCGGCGGCAACATCGACATCCTGGTGTGCGGCGTCGGCACCGGCGGTACGATCACCGGCTGCGGCGAGGTGCTGAAGGCCCGCAAGCCCGGGGTGAAGTGCGTGGCCGTGGAGCCGGCCGCGAGCCCGGTGCTGACGCAGCACGTCGTGCAGGGCGTGCCGAAAGACCAGGTGAAGCCAGGGCCGCACAAGATTCAAGGGATCGGCGCCGGGTTCGTGCCGGGCGTGCTGAACACCGCCGTGATCGACGAGGTGTTCCAGGTGACCGACGACGAGGCGTTCGAGATGGCCCGCCGGCTGGCGAAGGAAGAGGGGATGCTGTGCGGCATCTCCTGCGGCGCGGCCGCGGCCGCGGCGGTGAAGGTGGCGAAGCGGCCGGAGAACGCCGGCAAGGTAATCGTGGTGGTGCTGCCGGACCTGGGCGAGCGCTACCTCTCGACGGCGCTCTACCCGCAGGATTAACGACCAGGGCGCGACCTGGCGGACTCACCCGCCGCCCGGTCGCACCCGCCCGGAATTCACTTCGCGCCCAGGCAGTAGATCGTGCCGCGGTCGGTGCCGAACAGTACGCAGTCCGGGCCGACCGCCACCGACCCCGACACCGGCCCGTCCACCTCCACCTCCTGCACCTTCCGCCCGCTCATCAGGTCGAGGACGTACAAGGAGGCGGCACGCGACAGGCTGCCGACGTACACCCGCTCGCCCACCACCACCGGCGAGGCGTCCACCACGCCGTCGGTCGTAAAGCTCCACACCTGCTTGCCGGTGGCGCGGTCGATGCCGTACACCTTAGCGTCGCGGCTGCCGGCCACGACCACGTCCTTCGTCACCGCCGCGGAGGCGTAGAACGGCTGCTGGCGCGTCGGCGCCTCGAACGCCCACAACTTCTTCTTCTGCTTCCAGTCCACGGCCACCACCTGGTTCGCCATCGTGCCGACGTAGGCCACGTCGCCCGCCACCGCCGCCGTCGCCGCGGCCTGGCCGTCGAGCTCGATCGCGCCGATCTCCTTCCCCGTCTTGGCGTTCAGGACGTGGAACTTACTGTCGCACCCGGCCACGAACGTGGTGTCGCCGATCACCACCGGGGAGCCGTTGACGGGGCCGTCGGTCCGCACGTCCCACAGCTTCTTCCCCTCCGGGGAGAGGCAGTACAGCGTCGAGTCGTGGGAGCCGATGAGGACGTTGTTGCCGTGGAAGTTGCAGCCCGAGGTGATCTCGCCTTCCGTCTCGAACGCCCAGAGTTGCTTGCCGTCGGCGGCCGACAGGCAGAAGAACTTGCCGTCCAGGTTGCCGACATAGACCTTACCGTCCTTCACGCTCGGCGACGCCTTCAGGTGGCCGAGCTTGACCTTCCACTTCTCCTTGCCGGTGGACAGTTCGAGGGCGTACAGGTGCTTGTCGAACGAGCCGACGTACACGACCCCGCCGACGACCGCGGGGGCGCCCTCGATGGCGTCGCCGGTTTTGAACTTCCAGCGCTCGGCGAGTTGGTCCGGGAGCTTGGCGGTGCCGACGCCACTCATGAGAGGGTCGCCGCGGAACAACGGCCAGTCGGCCGACGCGGCGGGGGTCAGCAGGAGCAGCACGAGCAGGGCGCGACGCATGGCGAACTCCCGGAGAAGAAACCTCACGCAGAGGCGCAGAGCCGCAGAGAGAAAACCAGAGGGGATACTCGTGCGGCCGGCCGGTCTTACTCTGCGGCTCTGCGCCTCTGCGCGAGACTGTCTTTTCTTCACCACGCGGCGCGGT carries:
- a CDS encoding outer membrane protein assembly factor BamB family protein, which produces MRRALLVLLLLTPAASADWPLFRGDPLMSGVGTAKLPDQLAERWKFKTGDAIEGAPAVVGGVVYVGSFDKHLYALELSTGKEKWKVKLGHLKASPSVKDGKVYVGNLDGKFFCLSAADGKQLWAFETEGEITSGCNFHGNNVLIGSHDSTLYCLSPEGKKLWDVRTDGPVNGSPVVIGDTTFVAGCDSKFHVLNAKTGKEIGAIELDGQAAATAAVAGDVAYVGTMANQVVAVDWKQKKKLWAFEAPTRQQPFYASAAVTKDVVVAGSRDAKVYGIDRATGKQVWSFTTDGVVDASPVVVGERVYVGSLSRAASLYVLDLMSGRKVQEVEVDGPVSGSVAVGPDCVLFGTDRGTIYCLGAK
- the cysK gene encoding cysteine synthase A, translating into MAADPTFRGHVFDDITQTVGATPLVKLRRVVGDAKATVVGKLENFNPLWSVKDRIGVAMIDAAEKAGKITKDTLIIEPTSGNTGIGLAFVCAARGYQLAVTMPESMSLERQRLLKAFGAKLYLTPRETGMRGAVNRAKELFQEFGGEPKAFIPQQFENPANPEVHRRTTAEEIWRATGGNIDILVCGVGTGGTITGCGEVLKARKPGVKCVAVEPAASPVLTQHVVQGVPKDQVKPGPHKIQGIGAGFVPGVLNTAVIDEVFQVTDDEAFEMARRLAKEEGMLCGISCGAAAAAAVKVAKRPENAGKVIVVVLPDLGERYLSTALYPQD